The following DNA comes from Deltaproteobacteria bacterium.
CCGTCTCCTTCTCGGTGGGCTGTACCTGAACATGAAAGATTATAAGAATGCAATTGGAGAATATGAAAAAGTAATTGAGCTGGATCCTTCAAACTCAGTTCCCTATCTATACCTTGGAACTATCTACGCAGAAAATAAGAACTACGAAAAGGCCTTCGAGATTTTCAAGAATCTCATCAACATCCATCCAGACCATCTGACAGGTAACTATTATCTTGCAAAGATATTAACCGAAATGAAACGCTACGAAGAAGCAGAAGAAAGTTTCAAAAAGACTCTGGCCATAAAACCACTCTTTGAACCTGCATTGATAGATTTGGGACTTCTTTATGAAAAGCAAAAAAAGACCGACCGGGCAATTGAAATTTATAAAAGTTATATTGATATCCATCCAACCGGGATAAATGTGAGGATAAAACTGGGAGAAATTTTTCTCAGAGAGCACAAATTAAGCGAAGCAGAAAGAGAATTTAAAGAAATATTGACTATTGATAACAACAACAGAGAGGCGAGATTGAATCTCGGTTATGTTTACCTTGAAAAAAACCAGTATGAACAGGCTATTGATGCGTTTTTACTTTTACTAAAAGGAAATCCTCATGACCACAGGGCGAGATATTTACTGGCCTCAACGTATGAAGAAAAGAAGGTTCATAATCAGGCCATCGAAGAATTTAAAATGATCCCGGTAGATTCAGAACTTTACGGAAACGCACAGATTCAAATCGGAATGATCCTGAAAAAGGGTGGCAAGATTGATGAGGCTATAGCCGTAATGAAAAGAGCAATAAATAGCAACAGACAAATATCTGGACTTTATGCTTATCTTGCCACCCTTTATGAGGACAATAAAAAACTATTACCTGCTGAGGAAACCTTAAAAGAAGGTCTTTTAGTATTGCCACAGAGTGTAGACCTTCATTATAGTCTCGGTGTCCTTTATGAAAAGACAAACCGCTTTCAGGAGAGTATTCATGAAATGGAGTCAGTTTTGAAACTTGATCCGGATAACGCGGAGGCTCTTAATTTCATGGGTTATACATTCGCCGACAGGGGTATACGTCTTGCCGAAGCAGAGAAAATGATCAATAAAGCTCTTACCTTAAAACCTGGAAATGGC
Coding sequences within:
- a CDS encoding tetratricopeptide repeat protein — translated: MRNTFNKKCLLIIILWCVTGCAFSSFKGKDAAIATGKERPSFNSTYHYSLGVLHILDENLNEAIKEYEEALSFDPQSPFLTNELISLYIEKGEIPKAILLCKNTLIDNPGNINARLLLGGLYLNMKDYKNAIGEYEKVIELDPSNSVPYLYLGTIYAENKNYEKAFEIFKNLINIHPDHLTGNYYLAKILTEMKRYEEAEESFKKTLAIKPLFEPALIDLGLLYEKQKKTDRAIEIYKSYIDIHPTGINVRIKLGEIFLREHKLSEAEREFKEILTIDNNNREARLNLGYVYLEKNQYEQAIDAFLLLLKGNPHDHRARYLLASTYEEKKVHNQAIEEFKMIPVDSELYGNAQIQIGMILKKGGKIDEAIAVMKRAINSNRQISGLYAYLATLYEDNKKLLPAEETLKEGLLVLPQSVDLHYSLGVLYEKTNRFQESIHEMESVLKLDPDNAEALNFMGYTFADRGIRLAEAEKMINKALTLKPGNGYMIDSLGWVYFKQSRLDLAIKYLKEALNAVPNDATIAEHLGDAYTKAGKVSEAIEMYRQALRLNPGNNDLQKKIDELIKAKMP